GGCCGCGCGGACCTGCCGGGCCGCCCCATCCAGTATGGCACCACGGACAAGTTCCTGGAGTTCATCGGTGTCCGCTCGATCGAGGAGTTGCCCGCCTCGGACGTACTTTCGCCCACACAGATTACCGAGTGGTTCCGCCGCTCCACACAGGAGGACGAGCCCCTGACCGACAAGGACGTGGGCCTGCCCGAGGAGGACAAAGAGACTCCCACAGAAGAAAAAAACGAGGAGAACGCCTAAGGCCATCTGCGGCAGGACTACTTAATTTCTTTCCTGCGCACAAAAAAATCTCCGCATTTACCGATATCCCGTTTAGAAGCATTACCCATGGATCTGGAAAAAGTCCGTACCCGCATTGATGAGATTGACCGTGACATCGTGGCCAAGCTGAACGAGCGCCTGACCCTCGCCGGGGATGTCGCCGCCGCCAAGGCCGAGGCCGGACTCCCGATCTTTATGCCCGAGCGCGAGGAGCAGATCTTTATGAAACTGGCCGCGCTGAATGAAGGCCCGCTGGAGGAGGCCACCCTGCGCCGCATCTACGGAGAGATCATCTCCGTGACCCGTGCCCGCCAGCGTAAGCTCCGCATCGCCTATCTCGGGCCGGAGGCTACCTACACCGAGCAGGCCGCCGTTAAGTCCTTTGGGACCTCGATCGAGACCATGCCGCAGCGCATGATCCCGGATGTTTTCACCGCTGTGGAAAAGGGCGAAGCCGACTACGGCGTGATCCCTATCGAGAACTCCACCGGCGGGGCCGTCCTGCACTCGCTGGACATGCTGGCCGAGACCGAGCTGAAGATCGTTTCCCAGGTCTATCTGCCGATCGAGCATTGCCTGATCTCGCGATGGCCCCTGGAGGCCATTACTGAAGTACACTCCAAGGACCAGGCGCTGATGCAGTGCCGCGACTGGCTCTCCCGCCACCTGCCCAAAGCCCGCCAGATCGAGTGCGAAAGCACGGCACAGGCGGTCCGCCTCTCGGGCGAGCACGAGGGCATGGCCGCTATCGCCTCCGAACTGGCCGCCGTCAAGTACGGTGCTCCGGTCTTGGCCCGAGGCATTCAGGATCGCTCGGACAATGTCACGCGCTTCCTCGTCATCGGGGCCAAGCCCTGCGGGCGCACCGGCGGTGGTGCTGACAAGACCAGCCTGGTCTTTTCCATCAACGATGAGGTCGGGGCCCTCGAACGCGCCGTCAAGGCCTTCAGCTCGCGCGAAATCAACATGACCAAGATCGAGTCCCGTCCGAGCCGCCGCAAGGCCTGGGACTACCTGTTTTTCGTGGACATCATTGGCCACTGGGAGGACGCCGTCGTTCAGGAAGCTGTTGCGGACCTCAAAAACGCCTGCCGCCTGGTTAAATGGCTGGGCAGCTACCCGAACACGAAGTAGCTCAATTTTTTTCTCATGTCCGACGAAGCACCGCGACTGAGCCTGTTCTCCGGTAAGCGGGGCAAATGGCTGCTGGGGATCGGCTTTGCCATCCTCGTCCTGGTGCAGGGCTACGCGATTTACGAGCAGGGGAATCCCTTTAACGACCGCCCCTTCGACGGGGAGACCTGGCGGATGTTTGCCGGTAGCGAAGTGCCCGACAATCCGCGCGGCAAGATGGCTACGGCCGTGATGCATGAGGTGCTGCGCCCCGGCATGAGCCGTGCCGAGATTATCGAAATCCTCGGACCACCCGAGGTAGCCGCACAGGCCGGTGGGATCAACTCATGGCCACCCATCCGCTACCGACTGGGGATGTGGTCGGGCGAGCGTATGCACGATGACTGGTTGGAGATTTTCTTTGATGCCAAGGGCGGCTTCGACCATGCTGTGCTGATCCACCCGTAAGTGTTTGATTGTATTTTAGCTAGCCCCCAAGAGGATTGAGTCGGATAAGCACATGAATATTCAATACGACTCAAACTTTCCAGTGACCGCAGAAGCGGTTAAGGAAATAGAAGGAAATGAGATCGTGTTCAATTTCCTTGGACATTGGCCGTCTTTTACGGACATGGAAGTGTTGTCTCTACGCCTTGATCGTATGGACAGGAATCCCTCTATATATTCCGATCTGACGGCAGAGTTTTATATTTACGACTTATCGAAGTCCCCCAGTGACAAAGATAGAAAGCAAGCGTTCCTGGAGATACTGTTTTCTGGTTTGCGTGATCTCAAAGTCGAAGGATGGACCCATCAAAATCCTTTGCAAGGCCTCAGTATCACGATTAAAGATGGGAATTATTTCTCCGTCTACTGGGGTGGTGGATTAGGACATGATGCATCATTTTGCTGCGATTCGATAAGAGTTATTCGACTCCGTGACCGGAATCCATTTCTAGAGGTTCAAGACTGGTAGGGGAACCGTTATACTTATTTAACAACATGAAATTAGCCACAGAGGCGCAGAGGATGTCGAGAGGCTCTCCGCTTTTCTGTGGCTGATGATATATAATATCTAAATAAAAGCCATGACCCAACCTCTGCGTATCGGTTTCATCGGTGCTGGCGGTAATACCCGCCTCATGCACCTGCCGCGTTTTAAAGCCATCGAGGGCGTCGAACTCGCCGTCGTCTGCAACCGCTCCGAAGCCTCCTCGCAAAAGGTGGCCGAGGAGTTCGGGATTGCACGCACCGCCCCGGACTGGCGGGCGGTCGTGGCCGACCCTGAGGTGGACGCTGTCTGCATCGGTACCTGGCCCTATACTCATGCGGAGATGACTGTCGCCGCACTGGAGGCGGGCAAGCATGTGCTCTGTGAGGCCCGCATGGCGCGTAGCCTGGAGGAAGCGACATCCATGCTCAAGGCGGCCCAGAAGTACCCCGAGTTGGTGGCGCAGATCGTGCCCGCACCGTTTTCTTTCAAGTACGATGCCACCATCATGCAGATGCTCGCCGAGGGCACGCTGGGTGCTCTGCGCGAAATCCGTGTGGCCCATCTGACAGGTGCGGGCGCTGATGCTTCTACACCGATTACCTGGCGTCAGGATGCCGGGCTGAGCGGCAAGAACATCATGACCATGGGCATCCACTACGAGACGGTTCAGCGCTGGCTCGGAGAGAAGGACCCGGCATGGGTACAGGCCACGGGGGCGATCTACACCCCTGAGCGTCCCGATGCACAGACGGGCCAGATGAAGCCTGTGGGCATCCCGGACACGCTCAATGTCGTCGCGGGCTATGAGGACGGATTCCAGCTGGTGATGACTTTTAGCTCGGTGGCCACGGGCGCTGCCTACTGGGGGATGCGCGTGGACGGCTCGCAGGCCAGTCTGCGCTACGATCTGTCCAGCCAGAGCCTGTTTCGCACAACAGTGGAGCAGGGGAGCGAGGAACCCCTCTCGGCTATTCCCGGCACGGAGGGAGACTGGCAGGTCGAGGAAGACTTCGTGGCCTCCATTCGCGACGGAAAGGCCGTGACCCTGACGAGCTTCGAGGACGGGGCGCGCTACATGCGCTTCACCGAGCGCGTCTGGGAATCCTGGACCAGCGAAGGCCGCCGCGTAGCGTTTTAAAAGCATTCTCGGAGCCTTTGATAAAAAACCTTTGCCAGCGGGGCAGGTTCGGCTTTTGCATGTACGGCTTATGGCCAAAGTTGATCTTGAACTCGTCAAACTCGTCCTGCAGCGCAACGAACTGGATGTGCGCCAGGTCTCTCAGATTATCGAAGACATCAACGTGGAAATGTCCGCGATGGTCGAGGACGAGCAGAAGCCGCCGCCCGTCAAAAAGCAGTTTGTCATGATGGTCTCTGACCCCGAGGGCAAGCTGGCCGGGCAGAACATGACCGGCTGGGTCCTGCAAATCCCCGAAGAGGACAGCCCCTACGTCGCCAACGAGCGCCTGATCAAGTCCGGCTACGCCTATAATGCCTCTCCGAAGGGCCGCCGTATCCCCGTGCAGTCCATCGGGGAAATCTGCGAAGTCGTTACCACGAAGTTTACCAAGGAAAACAACGTGTGGATCAAGACCAAGGAGCCGATCCTGCTCGTGACGACCGATAACAAGCTGCCCATGGACAACAGCGGTAAGTTCTAGCGCCACCGCCGCAGGGCTCTATCCAGCCCAAACAATTTGTCACCCCGGTACGCAGTTCATGCGCCGGGGTGCTTTATTAGTCGAGGGCGGTTGTTGCCCGAGAGCTGCAGCGTCCGGGGTCCCGGACGCCGGGGGCATTAATCAACATTCACACCATAATCGTTGCTCTGCGAGTCGTTGTTCTCGGTAAAGCTCATGCCAAAGCCGTCGTTGACGGTCGTGGTCTGCTCACTCTGGCAGCCGCCGAGCAGGCCCCCGGCAACGAGCAGGATGAGGGCGTTAAGACGAAAAACACACTTTGTTGTTGATGAAGGGATCATGGTGGGTGAATATTGATGCTTGGCCGGGTCCCATGCAACGACGAACCGGCGAATCCCGCCAGGTCCGGAAGGAAGCAACGGTAGTCAGGATTCGCGTGTGCCGTGGGGTGCCTGGCCTTTTTTATGCCCGGATTTCATGCGGTGCGGGGGGCAAAATACGTCCCGACGACTTTTATTCGTTGAAGCCCCGGCCCGGTTCCACAAGCTGTTTGACCATGGCTGAAGCCTATCAGGTTATTGCCCGCCGCTGGCGCCCGAAGCAGTTCGACGAGCTCGTCGGGCAGGAGCATATCGTGCGTACGCTCAAGAACGCGATCGACACCAACCGCATCGCTCACGCCTACCTCTTTGTCGGTCCGCGCGGCACCGGTAAGACCACGACCGCCCGGCTCTTCGCCAAGGCCCTCAATGCCGAGGGTGGCCCCAGTGCCACGCCGGATAACTCTACCGAGATCAGTAAGGCCATCATGTCCGGCTCCTGCATGGACGTGATCGAGATCGACGGTGCCTCTAACAACGGCGTGGACCAGATCCGCGACCTGCGCCAGGAGTGCCAGTACGCACCGGCCCAGGGCACCTATAAGATCTACATCATCGACGAGGTGCACATGCTTTCCAATCAGGCCTGGAACGCACTGCTGAAGACTTTGGAGGAGCCGCCCTCACACGTGAAGTTCATCTTTGCCACCACGGAGGCCCACAAGGTCCTGCCGACGGTGGTCTCGCGCTGCCAGCGTTTTGAGTTCCGCCCGATCACAGACGAGAAGATCGCCGCCAAGCTGGGCGAAATCGCCGAGGCCGAGTCCATCGATATCGCCCCGTCCGCACTGGCGACGATCGCCCGCATGGCCGACGGCGGCATGCGCGATGCCCAGTCGATCCTGGACCAGCTCATTTCCTTCTGCGGAAACAAAATCTCTGACGAAAACGTGCTCGATGTCTACGGGCTCGCCTCTGAGGACGACCTCAAGGCACTGGCTGAGGCCATGGCTGCCGCCGAGCACCAGAAGCTATTTTCCATCATCGAGCGTCTGGCCTCCGAGGGGCGCGACCTTTACCGGCTCCTGTTGGACATTCAGCGAATCGTCCGCGGGGCATTGCTGGCGGCCATCGCTAACGGCGGGCAGACGGATATGCTGACTACGCCGCTCACCGCCGAGTCGCTCACCCGTATGCTCGATGCGCTTCAGGCTGCCGAGGGCTCTGTACGGCAGGGGCTTTCCCAGCGTGTAAACTTCGAGGTGGCGCTCCTAAGGGCCATCGACCAGAGTCGATCGCGCGCCATCGACTCCCTTATCAAAGAGCTTTCCCAGCTTGCAGCCGGCCTCCCCGAGGATGCCGGCCAAAAAAAAATAAGCCCACCGCCTGCGCCTGAGAAGAAGCCTGCACCGACCAAGCGGGAGGCTGCACCCAAGACTCTGGAAAGAGCCCCCAAGGCACCGCAAGCCGCTGAGCCTGCACCGGCAAAGATGGCTCCTGCTGCCAAGGCTGAAGCCGCTGAGCCTGCACCGCCGCCCATTCAGTTGCCCCCGGCCAAGGAGAGCTTTCGCGTAAAGCCCGAAGCGCCCGAACCCGTCAGCCCTAAGCCTCAGGAAACGCAGCAGGCAAAAAGCACTCCGCCCATCGTAGTGTCTGACGACGACGTGCCGCTGGAGGTCCTGGAAGCGGCAGCTGCTTCAGCCGGGGACGGGGGC
This genomic interval from Ruficoccus sp. ZRK36 contains the following:
- the pheA gene encoding prephenate dehydratase, which translates into the protein MDLEKVRTRIDEIDRDIVAKLNERLTLAGDVAAAKAEAGLPIFMPEREEQIFMKLAALNEGPLEEATLRRIYGEIISVTRARQRKLRIAYLGPEATYTEQAAVKSFGTSIETMPQRMIPDVFTAVEKGEADYGVIPIENSTGGAVLHSLDMLAETELKIVSQVYLPIEHCLISRWPLEAITEVHSKDQALMQCRDWLSRHLPKARQIECESTAQAVRLSGEHEGMAAIASELAAVKYGAPVLARGIQDRSDNVTRFLVIGAKPCGRTGGGADKTSLVFSINDEVGALERAVKAFSSREINMTKIESRPSRRKAWDYLFFVDIIGHWEDAVVQEAVADLKNACRLVKWLGSYPNTK
- a CDS encoding Imm50 family immunity protein, with amino-acid sequence MNIQYDSNFPVTAEAVKEIEGNEIVFNFLGHWPSFTDMEVLSLRLDRMDRNPSIYSDLTAEFYIYDLSKSPSDKDRKQAFLEILFSGLRDLKVEGWTHQNPLQGLSITIKDGNYFSVYWGGGLGHDASFCCDSIRVIRLRDRNPFLEVQDW
- a CDS encoding Gfo/Idh/MocA family oxidoreductase gives rise to the protein MTQPLRIGFIGAGGNTRLMHLPRFKAIEGVELAVVCNRSEASSQKVAEEFGIARTAPDWRAVVADPEVDAVCIGTWPYTHAEMTVAALEAGKHVLCEARMARSLEEATSMLKAAQKYPELVAQIVPAPFSFKYDATIMQMLAEGTLGALREIRVAHLTGAGADASTPITWRQDAGLSGKNIMTMGIHYETVQRWLGEKDPAWVQATGAIYTPERPDAQTGQMKPVGIPDTLNVVAGYEDGFQLVMTFSSVATGAAYWGMRVDGSQASLRYDLSSQSLFRTTVEQGSEEPLSAIPGTEGDWQVEEDFVASIRDGKAVTLTSFEDGARYMRFTERVWESWTSEGRRVAF
- the dnaX gene encoding DNA polymerase III subunit gamma/tau, translating into MAEAYQVIARRWRPKQFDELVGQEHIVRTLKNAIDTNRIAHAYLFVGPRGTGKTTTARLFAKALNAEGGPSATPDNSTEISKAIMSGSCMDVIEIDGASNNGVDQIRDLRQECQYAPAQGTYKIYIIDEVHMLSNQAWNALLKTLEEPPSHVKFIFATTEAHKVLPTVVSRCQRFEFRPITDEKIAAKLGEIAEAESIDIAPSALATIARMADGGMRDAQSILDQLISFCGNKISDENVLDVYGLASEDDLKALAEAMAAAEHQKLFSIIERLASEGRDLYRLLLDIQRIVRGALLAAIANGGQTDMLTTPLTAESLTRMLDALQAAEGSVRQGLSQRVNFEVALLRAIDQSRSRAIDSLIKELSQLAAGLPEDAGQKKISPPPAPEKKPAPTKREAAPKTLERAPKAPQAAEPAPAKMAPAAKAEAAEPAPPPIQLPPAKESFRVKPEAPEPVSPKPQETQQAKSTPPIVVSDDDVPLEVLEAAAASAGDGGDEYDYSANDDVVVSYGGDAEEASYPGSKAFEAAREKISPAVLELLDERLRATPKLLKKVPPEPKDPTEATAAPEAIAEELADISEDENEE